The nucleotide sequence GCTTATACTTAACAAGCCAAATAGACATAAAAAATAAGCAATTTTTGGTGATAGTCTAAGATCTTTAAGCCGCATTTCTTCTCCTCACTTTAATCTAGATTTTTGATGTTTAACCTGTACGTTTATTGACTCCAAAAGAAGAATTTTTTTCTCGTAAATTCACAAGCCAGATCCCAGTCCAGAACTGTACAATCCTTAGTCAAGAGACACCAAGATGCCGCCAGATCAAGTTGAAAACTATCTGAACGTAATAAGAGTTAGAAAGATCGCTGTCTCATTGTCTTCATCTACCGTTGCTATATAAGTTCTATTAAATCTTTTTCCTTGATTCTCAATTTTGAGAGCAATACTGGTTCGATTTGTTCTAGCGTTACTATCAGTTACAGTAGTAACAATTCTCAGTTTTTTGCCATTCATTTCATTTCCAGTTCCAATCTTTACTGGTATTCCATCTCCATCAACATCGCGAATAAATTCTCCATTCAAATCATAGCTAGATCCTCCAAGATTTCCTTCACCAACTGTAACTGTCACAGTTACATCTTTATTCAGATCGGCAATTTCAAAATCGACAAAATCATCTCTAAAAACAGCCATTTTTGAATCTCCATAAACTTACTAGACTAATATAGATTTTTGGTATCTCAACCAATTCAAGATTTTTCAATGAATCAAATCATTGAAAGCTCGTTGATTTTTTTTGATTGAACCTTTTTGGCAGAATTACTAGCCTTTTAAATGTTTAGATCTTCTATACATATTGAACTCCTCTTTCCTGTTCCCTGAAATTATTATATTGATAATATAAATATTTGTTTAGAGTAAAATTCAGATATTTACTCTCAACAGTTAAGCTCTGTTGATACCGAATTTCTCGATCGGATTTGTCTTTAACTTAGATAAATTCAGCTATTTTATGGCACTTGAGTCAGCTTTACTCGATCGCTCATAAACTTCGCCAATCTTTATACTCTGCGCCACAAGCCTCCCAACCTATGAACACAACGCTAGACCAATGAACTAATCTCAATAGGCCCCTGCTATTTGCTGGCACTCGTCGGACTTCACCCGATCGCCCTCACCCCAATTCCACAACCAGCTCTTAGCCCTTAGCTGACAGACATGCGGTTATCTTGTCGGGCTCGAATCCGCGATCGCGCCAGCTCGATCGCCACATGTCTGGGCAACCGCCCCGCTTGCACCGCTTCATCCAACATCGCAGCAGTATTGACACGAATTTCGCGCTCGATCGCCTCAAACGCATCCGCCTGAGTCCCCCCTCGATACTCCACCGCCCCACAAATCACGCCGCCCGCATTAGCAATAAAGTCTGGAATCACGAGAATATTCTGGGCGTGACAAATCTCTTCAGCCGCCGCTGTAAAGGGAATGTTCGCCCCCTGAACCACCAACTTGGCCTGCAGGCGATCGATGTTATCGAGACGGACCACATCCGGCCTCGCCGCCGGAATCCAGATTTCGCACTCAATATCGATCGCCCCATCGCGATCCAAAGCTTTGCCTCGGGGCAGATCGATAACGCTGCGACCCGATCGCTTGAGGGCGATCGCCATTGCCACATCAATCCCGTCAGGATCGAACAACGTTCCTTGCGAATCCGTAACACCCACCAAAATCGCTCCTTTCTCGGCTAGAAACTTCGCCACATGCTGTCCGACAGACCCAAACCCTTGCACCACAACGCGAGCGCCCTCTAATTCGACATCGCAGTAGCCAGTGGCAACTTCAGTCGCGATCGCCAGACCGAACCCCGTCGCGCCAATTTCGTCGAGCGGAATCCCCCCCATCTGGGCGGGCAAGCCAATCGCGCGACCCATCTCGCCGTACACCCAAGCCATACACTGCTCGTCAGTCCCCATATCGGGACCGGGAATGTAGTCGGTGAAGGGGGCGATCGCCCGTGCAAACGCCCGCATCAATTGCTCCTTCTCCCCTCGCGGCAATTTCGGATCGGCCAAGATAGCCGCCTTGCCGCCGCCGTGGGGCAGGTTGGCCGCAGCATTTTTCAGCGTCATGGCTCGCGCCAGCCGAAACACCTCCTCGGTGGTGACATCAGGAGCCATGCGGACCCCGCCGATCGCCGCGCCGAGGGCAACATTATCGATCGCGAGAATGGCTTTCAACCCCGTGCGGGGGTCATACAGGTGAACGATCTTGGCTGGACCGAGATCGTCCGCAAATCGAAAGATAGTTTCCATTAGGAATCACCTCAGAAATGTGCCAGCAGCAGTTCTGGCTCTGCCTACAACTTGACCGTTACCGCCTTCACCTCGGTGTATTCCTGCAGAGCATATTCCCCCAGCTCGCGGCCAATACCCGACTGCTTGAACCCACCGAAGGGGGCTGCTGCATCGAAGACGTCATAGCAATTCACCCAAACCGTTCCGGCCTTGATGGCATGGGCGATCGCGTGAGCCTTCGAAATATCCCGAGTCCACACAGCCGCTGCCAGACCGTAAATGGTCTGATTCGCTCGCCGAATCACTTCGTCAATGTCCTTAAATTTGATGATGCTCATCACGGGGCCGAAAATCTCTTTCCGCGCAATCGTCATCTCGTCTCGAACGTCGGCAAACACCGTCGGTTCGACAAAAAAGCCGCGATCGCCGATCCGGTTGCCGCCGCACAACAGGCGAGCGCCCTCGCGCATCCCCGACTCGATATCGTGCATGACTCGATCCATCTGGGCCTGACTGACCTGCGGCCCTTGCTCCGTTTCCGGGTCGAAGGGATCGCCCACAATCCGGTTCCGAGCGCGTTCGACGCTGCGATCGACAAACTCGTCGTAGATGCTGTCCTGCACAAACAACCGCGATCCCGCCGTACAGCATTGTCCTTGGTTAAAGAAAAGGCCAAAATGTGCCCCGGCAAGCGCCGCATCCATATCGGCATCGGCAAACACGATATTGGGATTCTTCCCCCCCAACTCCAGCGTCACCCGCTTGAGATTACTGCTGGCGGCCGCTGCCAAAATCGAGTGACCCACTTTGGTGGACCCCGTAAAGGCTACCTTGTCGATGTCTGGGTGGCTGGCGATCGCCATTCCAGCGACAGACCCCAGACCGGGCACAATATTCACAACGCCAGCAGGAAACCCCGCTTCCACAATTAGTTCTCCCACCCGCAGAGCCGTTAGAGGGGTGTTGCTAGCAGGCTTGAGCACCACCGTATTGCCTGCCGCCAACGCAGGAGCCAGTTTCCATGCCTGCATCAGCAGGGGGAAATTCCACGGAATAATCTGACCGACGACGCCGATGGGCTCGTGCCGCGTATAGCTGAAATAGGGGCGATCGACGGGCAAGGTGCGCCCCTGGATTTTGTCGGCCCAACCCGCATAGTAGCGATAGCACTGCACGGTCAGAGGCAAATCTGCGCTAAGCGATTGGCTGAGGGGCTTGCCATTGTCGAGGGTTTCTAACCGAGCCAGTTCGTCCCGATGCTGTTCGACGAGATCGGCTAGGGCGAACAGGAGCTCGCCACGACGCCTGGGGGACATTTCAGCCCACTCGCCCAGCTCAAATGCCTCACGGGCAGCGCTGACAGCGCGATCGACATCGGCAGCGCCAGCCTCCGCAATGGCACAAATCGGTTCTTCAGTGGCGGGATTGAGGGTGTCGAAAGTCTTGCCCGAGAGACTGTCCACCCACTCGTTATCGATGAGTAGCTGGGTGGGTGCGAGATCCAGCGACGATTTCAATGGGGTGGCCATTGTCATAACGATCCTCCTCGCCCTGCTATCCCTTGAGGGTTTTGGCAAACAGGGCGCTTAAATGTTGCAAAGCGGGCGATATGTCATCGGCAGCCAGACGAACGTCCAAAATACTGAAGCTGTTGCTGGCTCGGGCACTACGCAATGCCTGTCGCAGCTCTTCACCCGTTCCGATCGCAAAACCGTGCCCCCCCAACACCGTAGCGAGTTGGGCATAGTCGAGATGAGGAATATTCACAAAGGCCGCCTCCTCGTGTCCCATCGAACGCAAGGAGGTGAACGAGCCGTTATTAATGACGATGACAATCGGATTCAATCCCAGCCGTTTCGCCGTAATCAATTCCATCCCCGTCATTTGAAAGGCCCCATCCCCCACCAAGGCGATCGCCCGTCGGAAGGGATCGGCCAATTGCGCCCCGATCGCCCCAGGGACTGCGAAGCCCATGCTGGCGTAGAAAGCAGGACACAAAAATGACGTCCCGGCCTGCATGCGAATATCGTCAGCGGCAAACAGCGGGTCGCCCACGTCTGTGACGAGTAGGGTGTCGCTGTCGATGAACTGATTCAGTTCGTAGATTAAGCCGCCCATAGAAACGCTGCTGCTATCGGGCGCAACGCGCGGACGCATCGACACGATCGCCGCCGGATCGCGCTGGGGTAAATCGGGGTGCTCCTCTAAGGCCGCGATAAAGTCCTCGAACCGCACATTGACATACTCGTGATGCTCGATCGCCAGCCGCTCGGAGGTGACGGAAATGGTTCGGCCCGGATCGAGGTGGGCTGTGAACATGCCCAAGTTGATGTCGGTCAAGAACACCCCCACCATCAGCAGGCAATCCGAGTCCTCCACCCGATGGCGCACGTAGGGATCTCCAGCTTCGCCGTTGTAGATACCGATGTACTGGGGATGTCCTTCTGGAAAGGCGGATTTGCCCAGCATCGTGGCGCAGACCGGCAGGCCCAGTTTTTCGGCGATCGCCACCACTCGCTCTTGCAGGCCAAAACGATGCACCTCGGCCCCCACCAGCAACACAGGGGATTGGGCCTGTTGCAGCATGTCGAGGGTTTCGGCTAACGCCTCCGAGAGTGTGTCTGGGTCCGTCTGTTTGAGGGGCGGCAGTGGGTGACTGGTTTCTTCAATCTCCGCGTAGACCCGATCGCGGGGAATTTCCAAATAGACGGGGCGTTTGAAGGTGATGGCGCTGTCGATCGCCTTGTGGATCTGCGCGTCGGCAGTAGCCGGATCGTCCAACGTTGCAGCGTACAGAGTCACCTCTTCGTAAACCCGTCGCTGCGTATCGAAGCTTTTCACCTTATGGTGCAGCAACCCCCGCTCCTGCCGCTCCTTCACGCCAGGACCGCCGCTCAAGACCACCAGCGGCGACTTCTCGGCATAGGCCCCCGCCACCGCATTAACCATATTCAAGCCGCCGACCCCGTAGGTCACCACCGCCAACCCGATTCCCCGCATGCGGGAGTAGGCATCGGCAGCGAACCCGACGCAGGGTTCGTGGGTCATCACCACCGGTTCGATCTCGCTCTCTGCCAAAGCGTCGTAGAGGGTCAGGGCAAAATCCCCCGGAATCCCAAACGCATGTTGAACTCCCTGACGGTGCAGGAGTTCGAAAATATGAGGAGCTAACTGAGGCACGATTCTATCCCTCAAACATCTAAATTGGGAACCGCAGTCTTCTGCAGTTCGGCTTCACTTCGCTATCTCTCAGCAGCAATAGGGGATGACTGCACTGCAAACGGTTGGCGTGGTAGTTCGAGCGAGAATCTTATCTAGCGATTCCACAAAGCTTTCGTTCGCGATCGCAGCAAGATCGCCAGCAGAGAGACAAACACTCCGCATACCTCTAGTCCAATTC is from Synechococcus sp. PCC 7336 and encodes:
- a CDS encoding Glu/Leu/Phe/Val dehydrogenase, yielding METIFRFADDLGPAKIVHLYDPRTGLKAILAIDNVALGAAIGGVRMAPDVTTEEVFRLARAMTLKNAAANLPHGGGKAAILADPKLPRGEKEQLMRAFARAIAPFTDYIPGPDMGTDEQCMAWVYGEMGRAIGLPAQMGGIPLDEIGATGFGLAIATEVATGYCDVELEGARVVVQGFGSVGQHVAKFLAEKGAILVGVTDSQGTLFDPDGIDVAMAIALKRSGRSVIDLPRGKALDRDGAIDIECEIWIPAARPDVVRLDNIDRLQAKLVVQGANIPFTAAAEEICHAQNILVIPDFIANAGGVICGAVEYRGGTQADAFEAIEREIRVNTAAMLDEAVQAGRLPRHVAIELARSRIRARQDNRMSVS
- a CDS encoding alpha-keto acid decarboxylase family protein, which translates into the protein MPQLAPHIFELLHRQGVQHAFGIPGDFALTLYDALAESEIEPVVMTHEPCVGFAADAYSRMRGIGLAVVTYGVGGLNMVNAVAGAYAEKSPLVVLSGGPGVKERQERGLLHHKVKSFDTQRRVYEEVTLYAATLDDPATADAQIHKAIDSAITFKRPVYLEIPRDRVYAEIEETSHPLPPLKQTDPDTLSEALAETLDMLQQAQSPVLLVGAEVHRFGLQERVVAIAEKLGLPVCATMLGKSAFPEGHPQYIGIYNGEAGDPYVRHRVEDSDCLLMVGVFLTDINLGMFTAHLDPGRTISVTSERLAIEHHEYVNVRFEDFIAALEEHPDLPQRDPAAIVSMRPRVAPDSSSVSMGGLIYELNQFIDSDTLLVTDVGDPLFAADDIRMQAGTSFLCPAFYASMGFAVPGAIGAQLADPFRRAIALVGDGAFQMTGMELITAKRLGLNPIVIVINNGSFTSLRSMGHEEAAFVNIPHLDYAQLATVLGGHGFAIGTGEELRQALRSARASNSFSILDVRLAADDISPALQHLSALFAKTLKG
- a CDS encoding aldehyde dehydrogenase family protein; amino-acid sequence: MTMATPLKSSLDLAPTQLLIDNEWVDSLSGKTFDTLNPATEEPICAIAEAGAADVDRAVSAAREAFELGEWAEMSPRRRGELLFALADLVEQHRDELARLETLDNGKPLSQSLSADLPLTVQCYRYYAGWADKIQGRTLPVDRPYFSYTRHEPIGVVGQIIPWNFPLLMQAWKLAPALAAGNTVVLKPASNTPLTALRVGELIVEAGFPAGVVNIVPGLGSVAGMAIASHPDIDKVAFTGSTKVGHSILAAAASSNLKRVTLELGGKNPNIVFADADMDAALAGAHFGLFFNQGQCCTAGSRLFVQDSIYDEFVDRSVERARNRIVGDPFDPETEQGPQVSQAQMDRVMHDIESGMREGARLLCGGNRIGDRGFFVEPTVFADVRDEMTIARKEIFGPVMSIIKFKDIDEVIRRANQTIYGLAAAVWTRDISKAHAIAHAIKAGTVWVNCYDVFDAAAPFGGFKQSGIGRELGEYALQEYTEVKAVTVKL